The following coding sequences lie in one Haladaptatus sp. DJG-WS-42 genomic window:
- a CDS encoding cob(I)yrinic acid a,c-diamide adenosyltransferase, with protein MKIYTKRGDEGKTDLSNMSRVSKASHRIEAYGSVDEVNALVGVVRPTGHEDIDEKLRSIQNHLHIVQADFANPDPDADDPVVRAEHVALLEGWMDELDAELEPLRNFILPSGSEPGAKLHHARAVCRRAERRAVALINEEEANPEAVKYLNRLSDALFVLARAVNKREGVPEESPTY; from the coding sequence ATGAAGATTTACACCAAACGCGGCGACGAGGGCAAGACCGACCTCTCGAACATGTCTCGCGTCTCGAAGGCGAGCCACCGCATCGAAGCCTACGGGAGTGTAGACGAGGTGAACGCGCTCGTCGGTGTCGTCAGGCCGACCGGCCACGAAGACATAGACGAGAAACTCCGCTCGATTCAAAACCATCTCCACATCGTGCAGGCGGACTTTGCGAACCCCGATCCGGACGCAGACGACCCCGTCGTTCGGGCAGAACACGTTGCGCTGCTCGAAGGGTGGATGGACGAACTCGACGCAGAACTGGAGCCGCTTCGAAACTTCATCCTGCCTTCAGGGAGCGAACCCGGCGCGAAACTCCACCACGCCCGCGCGGTCTGCCGTCGCGCCGAGCGCCGGGCGGTCGCGCTCATCAACGAAGAAGAGGCCAATCCAGAGGCCGTGAAGTACCTGAATCGGTTGTCCGATGCGCTGTTCGTCCTCGCGCGCGCGGTCAACAAGCGAGAGGGCGTTCCCGAGGAAAGTCCGACCTACTGA
- the tenA gene encoding thiaminase II, whose product MAFSDTLCEEGRPILESILDHPMVVGLGDGTLDESPFRYWVKQDYVYLIDYSRVFALGAASAPTLTQLSTFATLLDETVNTEMELHRAYAAEFGISEEALEATKPSPTTQAYTDFLVRTAATEPFSHLVAALLPCMWGFNQTARNLDVRGKPDHEQYAEWIAMYASDEFTELTEWCLDLLDEVAAEAGPTAREEMRERFLTSFRYEYRFWDAAWREERWTV is encoded by the coding sequence ATGGCCTTCAGTGACACCCTTTGTGAGGAGGGCCGCCCCATCCTCGAATCGATTCTCGACCACCCGATGGTCGTCGGCCTCGGCGACGGCACGCTCGATGAATCGCCGTTTCGCTACTGGGTGAAACAGGACTACGTATACCTCATAGACTACAGCCGGGTGTTCGCTCTCGGCGCGGCGTCCGCCCCCACGCTCACCCAACTCTCGACGTTCGCAACCCTGCTCGACGAGACGGTGAACACCGAAATGGAGCTTCACCGCGCCTACGCTGCCGAGTTCGGCATTAGCGAAGAGGCACTCGAAGCGACGAAGCCCTCGCCGACCACGCAAGCCTACACCGACTTCCTCGTCCGGACGGCAGCCACCGAGCCATTCTCTCACCTCGTCGCTGCCCTCCTGCCGTGCATGTGGGGGTTCAACCAGACTGCCCGCAACCTCGACGTGCGCGGGAAACCCGACCATGAGCAGTACGCAGAATGGATTGCGATGTACGCGAGCGACGAGTTCACCGAGCTCACCGAGTGGTGTCTCGACCTGCTCGACGAGGTCGCCGCCGAAGCAGGCCCCACCGCCCGTGAAGAGATGCGCGAGCGGTTTCTCACCTCGTTTCGCTACGAGTACCGCTTCTGGGACGCCGCGTGGCGCGAGGAACGGTGGACTGTCTGA
- a CDS encoding TenA family protein: MVGGEPRFTERLRSHSEPAWTNATNHQFTHELAAGTLADDALRRYLIQDYAFVETLTGLVGSAVVTAPSMAEKRRLTDFLVTLTGAENDYFERSFAALSVDEAAWKDPQKLPVTQALEDLFVRATHQGGYAESLAVLVPAEWVYLSWARPHRDAAPEKFYHEEWIAMHASAEFEAFVSWLRAQLDEQGATLSPQRTARVRRLFSRTVELEVAFFDAAYGI, from the coding sequence ATGGTGGGTGGCGAGCCACGATTCACGGAGCGCCTGCGTTCCCATTCGGAACCGGCCTGGACGAACGCGACGAACCACCAGTTCACCCACGAACTCGCGGCGGGAACTCTCGCAGATGACGCGCTCCGACGCTACCTCATTCAGGATTACGCATTCGTAGAGACCCTCACCGGTCTCGTTGGGAGCGCGGTTGTGACCGCGCCATCCATGGCCGAAAAGCGCCGACTCACCGACTTCCTCGTGACGCTTACCGGCGCCGAGAACGACTACTTCGAACGGTCGTTCGCCGCGCTCTCAGTCGATGAAGCCGCCTGGAAAGATCCCCAGAAACTACCGGTCACACAGGCCCTTGAAGACCTGTTCGTTCGCGCCACCCATCAGGGTGGGTACGCGGAGTCGCTCGCCGTACTCGTGCCAGCCGAGTGGGTATACCTCTCGTGGGCCCGTCCTCACCGAGACGCCGCTCCAGAAAAGTTCTACCACGAGGAGTGGATTGCGATGCACGCGAGCGCCGAGTTCGAAGCGTTCGTTAGCTGGCTCAGAGCCCAGCTAGACGAACAGGGAGCCACGCTCTCCCCCCAGCGAACGGCACGCGTTCGCCGGTTGTTCAGCCGCACCGTGGAACTCGAAGTGGCGTTTTTCGATGCAGCATACGGAATATAA
- a CDS encoding sodium:proline symporter has translation MVTASVALGLTVLTLVTFAGLGTWYARGRINSVEDYITARNSTGNGMTTATLIASGMGAWILFSPAEAGAAFGGLTAVLGYAIGSALPLFAFIVIGPRIRELIPEGHSITEYTLARFGPVMYVYVLLVSITYMFIFLAAEMTGIAGALSLVAGVPTWQTAALVGLFVLAYTGYGGLKASIFTDTVQTLVILPILAIGFAGALLALGGTGEIYQTVAETSPSLLDPGFLPGIEFGAYIAVAVLAAEMLNQAWWQRIYAAKDERTLARSFTIAAITVIPMVFLAGLFGLAASGLGLVTTDFTAGYNADISFFLVLDAAFPEWVTLVVVILAILLVMSTADTLFNAIASIVTADLPLVMDDPDRSTLTNAARALTVVVALAAIFVGAQGYSVLTIFLIADLLAAATFIPLLFGLYSTEATGFGALVSSILGLLVGLAYFPTLRAPLAALPVIGDLLPTASYFNSFVGAAVVSGLAILLISRVTPGSFDLGSLSRTIHQLDEVRPDGGEER, from the coding sequence ATGGTAACGGCCAGCGTCGCCCTCGGACTGACTGTTCTCACGCTCGTCACCTTCGCGGGCCTCGGCACGTGGTACGCCCGCGGCCGCATCAACTCGGTGGAAGACTACATCACCGCCCGCAACTCGACGGGCAACGGGATGACCACCGCAACGCTCATCGCCTCCGGGATGGGCGCGTGGATTCTCTTTAGCCCGGCAGAGGCAGGCGCGGCATTCGGCGGCCTCACGGCCGTCCTCGGCTACGCAATCGGCAGCGCACTCCCACTGTTCGCGTTCATCGTGATTGGTCCGCGCATCCGGGAACTCATCCCCGAGGGCCACTCCATCACGGAGTACACCCTCGCGCGCTTCGGCCCGGTGATGTACGTCTACGTCCTGCTCGTGAGCATCACCTACATGTTCATCTTCCTCGCCGCGGAGATGACCGGCATCGCGGGCGCACTCTCGCTTGTCGCGGGCGTCCCGACGTGGCAAACCGCCGCACTCGTTGGCCTGTTCGTCCTCGCCTACACCGGCTACGGCGGGTTGAAGGCAAGCATCTTCACCGACACCGTCCAGACGCTCGTCATTCTCCCGATTCTCGCGATTGGCTTTGCGGGCGCACTGCTCGCCCTCGGCGGGACGGGCGAAATCTACCAGACCGTCGCAGAGACGAGTCCGAGCCTGCTTGACCCCGGCTTCCTCCCCGGCATCGAGTTCGGGGCCTACATCGCCGTCGCCGTCCTCGCCGCAGAGATGTTGAATCAGGCGTGGTGGCAGCGCATCTACGCCGCGAAAGACGAACGCACCCTCGCACGCTCCTTCACCATCGCCGCCATCACGGTGATTCCGATGGTGTTCTTGGCCGGACTGTTCGGCCTCGCCGCCTCCGGACTCGGTCTCGTCACGACAGACTTCACGGCGGGCTACAACGCCGATATTTCCTTCTTCCTCGTGCTCGACGCCGCGTTCCCCGAGTGGGTGACGCTCGTGGTCGTCATCCTCGCCATCTTACTCGTCATGAGCACCGCAGACACGCTGTTCAACGCGATTGCGAGCATCGTGACCGCAGACCTCCCGCTCGTCATGGACGACCCGGACCGCTCTACGCTCACGAACGCCGCGCGGGCGCTCACCGTCGTGGTCGCGCTCGCCGCCATCTTCGTCGGCGCACAGGGCTACAGCGTGCTCACCATCTTCCTCATCGCAGACCTGCTCGCGGCGGCGACGTTCATTCCACTGCTGTTCGGCCTCTATTCGACGGAAGCGACTGGATTCGGCGCGCTCGTCTCAAGCATTCTTGGACTGCTCGTCGGCCTCGCCTACTTCCCGACACTCCGCGCTCCGCTCGCCGCGCTTCCAGTCATCGGAGACCTCCTGCCAACGGCGTCGTACTTCAACTCGTTCGTCGGGGCGGCGGTCGTTTCGGGGCTCGCCATCCTGCTCATCTCGCGGGTGACACCCGGGTCGTTCGACCTCGGGTCGCTCTCTCGCACCATCCACCAACTCGATGAGGTACGCCCAGATGGGGGTGAAGAGCGATGA
- a CDS encoding adenine deaminase C-terminal domain-containing protein has translation MTRLQAVALGDAPADLVVRGARVLFPETGAKKKRAIAVVDDQIAALPEDPEPIIGPDTTVIDATGLVAIPGLIDAHTHIEAQHAFEYAYPHVLEAGTTSVISESNCLGSLYGATAVEQLLRATAPLAVNVFFTVPPQPLVSTFTPAWGDKTEKDALCDLLTHPRVVGVGEVDWIHVVGRDPPLFDLYDEARTLGTPISGHGAGCKGANLQAFASVVDNDHEAITGEEMISRLENGIHAIGRSGTVRDDTQAVVDAYHEVGPADLSLSTDSVWPGDVREGIYMNRVVRRAIDAGVTPEDAIRMATLNPARHFGLTDRGTLSPGARADIVLLSDLEAVEVETVISGGEVVVENGTATVEPVPYEYPDHFYESVHLPETLDLTVPESVARNGTVRAIEHVTGLFTQDTLAEPAVEAGNLVADPDADVLKVVVIDRHPESDADAFVGFVTGLGLTSGAVATTTAWEAGLTIAVGADDEAIHRAIDHLHELGGGWTVVDDNELTASHPCRVGGFLADIPIDEAAANVEAVSAALRNQGVTADHPMLAVATLTFLGVPILKLTPQGYANILTKELVGLTPE, from the coding sequence ATGACTCGCCTCCAAGCCGTTGCTCTTGGAGACGCACCCGCAGACCTCGTTGTCCGCGGCGCACGAGTGCTGTTTCCTGAGACAGGAGCGAAGAAGAAGCGAGCCATCGCCGTCGTGGACGACCAAATCGCGGCGCTCCCCGAAGACCCCGAGCCAATCATCGGCCCCGACACGACCGTCATCGACGCAACCGGGCTCGTCGCCATCCCCGGGCTCATCGACGCCCACACCCACATCGAAGCCCAACACGCCTTCGAATACGCCTACCCACACGTCCTCGAAGCGGGCACCACGAGCGTCATAAGCGAGTCGAACTGCCTCGGCTCGCTCTACGGCGCGACCGCTGTCGAACAGCTGCTGCGCGCAACCGCCCCGCTCGCAGTGAACGTGTTTTTCACCGTCCCTCCACAGCCACTCGTCTCCACATTCACGCCCGCGTGGGGCGATAAAACGGAGAAAGACGCGCTCTGTGACCTCCTCACCCACCCGCGCGTCGTCGGGGTTGGCGAGGTTGACTGGATACACGTCGTCGGGCGCGACCCACCGCTGTTCGACCTCTACGACGAAGCACGAACCCTCGGCACGCCAATCAGCGGCCACGGCGCGGGCTGTAAGGGCGCGAACCTGCAGGCGTTTGCAAGCGTCGTGGACAACGACCACGAAGCCATCACGGGCGAGGAAATGATTTCCCGCCTCGAAAACGGCATCCACGCCATCGGGCGGTCGGGAACGGTCCGCGACGACACACAAGCCGTCGTAGACGCCTACCACGAAGTCGGCCCGGCAGACCTCTCGCTTTCGACCGACAGCGTCTGGCCCGGTGACGTGCGCGAGGGGATCTACATGAACCGCGTCGTCCGCCGCGCAATCGACGCGGGTGTCACTCCCGAAGACGCGATTCGGATGGCGACGCTGAATCCAGCAAGACACTTTGGACTCACAGACCGCGGCACGCTCTCGCCGGGCGCTCGAGCCGACATCGTCCTCCTCTCCGACCTCGAAGCAGTCGAAGTCGAGACGGTCATTTCAGGCGGCGAAGTCGTGGTCGAAAACGGCACCGCGACCGTCGAGCCAGTCCCCTACGAATACCCAGACCACTTCTACGAGAGCGTCCACCTCCCCGAAACGCTCGACCTCACAGTGCCTGAGTCCGTCGCCCGCAACGGCACCGTCCGCGCCATCGAACACGTCACCGGCCTCTTCACCCAAGACACGCTCGCAGAGCCAGCGGTCGAAGCCGGGAATCTCGTTGCTGACCCCGACGCCGACGTGCTGAAAGTCGTCGTCATTGACCGCCATCCCGAAAGCGACGCCGACGCCTTCGTCGGCTTCGTCACCGGCCTCGGCCTCACCTCGGGAGCCGTGGCGACAACCACCGCGTGGGAGGCCGGACTGACCATCGCCGTGGGCGCAGACGACGAGGCAATCCATCGCGCCATCGACCACCTCCACGAGCTAGGCGGTGGCTGGACGGTCGTAGACGACAATGAACTCACCGCGTCACACCCGTGTCGCGTCGGCGGATTTTTGGCAGACATCCCAATCGACGAGGCCGCAGCAAACGTCGAAGCCGTCAGCGCAGCGCTCAGAAACCAAGGCGTCACCGCAGACCACCCCATGCTCGCGGTCGCGACGCTCACCTTCCTCGGCGTCCCGATTCTCAAACTCACCCCGCAGGGTTACGCGAACATCCTGACCAAAGAACTGGTCGGCCTCACGCCCGAATAA